The following are encoded together in the Glycine max cultivar Williams 82 chromosome 8, Glycine_max_v4.0, whole genome shotgun sequence genome:
- the GER7 gene encoding germin-like protein 7 precursor — MKPFAPFFFMLLFLEAFSNIQVCLGDCDNLQDTCPAVPPNKQTIFINGLQCKNPVNVTAQDFRTTELSKAGPTDIFGASLKIVSAAEFNGLNTLGLSIGRIDLDGNGLVNFHYHPRATEIIFVTKGVLLAGFVDTKNQFFQKFLKVGDVFVFPKALFHFCLNTGFEESTVFSVYNSQNPGFVSLSPTTFDTTLESLDKIKKRLMSLSASEA; from the coding sequence ATGAAACCCTTTGCTCCCTTTTTCTTTATGTTGTTGTTCTTGGAGGCTTTTTCCAACATCCAAGTTTGCTTGGGAGATTGTGATAATCTTCAGGACACTTGTCCAGCAGTTCCACCCAATAAGCAGACCATATTCATCAATGGTCTTCAATGCAAAAACCCAGTTAATGTAACAGCTCAAGATTTCAGGACCACAGAACTAAGCAAAGCTGGCCCTACAGACATTTTTGGTGCATCTTTGAAAATTGTGAGTGCTGCTGAGTTCAATGGTCTGAATACTCTTGGCCTCTCCATTGGAAGAATTGACCTTGATGGGAATGGCCTGGTGAACTTCCACTATCATCCTAGGGCTACTGAAATAATCTTTGTTACCAAAGGTGTGTTGTTGGCAGGTTTTGTTGACACCAAAAACCAGTTTTTCCAGAAGTTTCTTAAAGTTGGTGATGTCTTTGTGTTCCCCAAGGCTTTGTTCCACTTCTGTCTAAATACTGGTTTTGAAGAATCCACTGTTTTCTCAGTGTACAACAGCCAGAATCCTGGCTTTGTGTCCCTAAGTCCTACAACTTTTGACACAACATTGGAATCATTGGACAAGATCAAGAAGAGACTCATGTCACTCTCTGCCTCTGAAGCTTAA